The nucleotide sequence AGTGAACTCGTCATCTCCAGATAATggcattaaaaaacaattgcaAACACAGCCCTTCTTGGCTTCCATAGTTTTGTGCCTAATAAACTCAGTGTTTTCTCAGCAATAAGAAAAAAGTAGTACTCACAAAATAATCGCCAGCACTACAGGAGATTGCAGCGTACTGTTTCCGAGTGTTTAAATCTTTTATGAATGATCTTAAgaatttgcagcagcagcatttttaaGAATGGAAAGAAAGGTTTAAATGTTAAAGTATTTCTGACCATTTTCACTAGTTTTCTATTTAAATACAGTCTTGATATGAATGCCATGATAAATTAATCTTCCTTGCTGTTGTAGTGGTTTCCTCTGCAAGGAGTCCAGAATGGAGAGGTTCATCTCAAGCTGCAGTGGTTTTCCCTGAAGACCGACTCCAGCCTGCTGAGGGAGGTAGCCTCATTGTTGCTTATTTTTGTCATCAGAATTTTCATCAACATTTATATGTAATATATACTGCTTGCCACAAGTTTGCACATCATAACTGTAGTGTAGATTGCCCTTGTGTGTTATTTGAGTTATTGGGTCAGCAGTTAGTCAGTCATGTAAATCATCTATTGTTCTTTACCATCTCTCTCTTCCAGTCTACAGACGGTCTTGCTTGTGCTATGCTTGCAGTGTACCTGGACAATGCCTCCAACCTACCAGTAAGTGACCTCTAACGGGGGCTGTTGTTGTCGAGAGAAGACGATGCAACATGAATAGacaaatgtgaatgtgtgtatgtctcTAGAAAGACCACAAGGAGATCTCTGGGCATCAAAAACACGGAAAGCATTCAAAGGAAGCCCGGGTAAGCTGCCTTCTATCCTTAGTAGCGGCTAAAAGAAGGAGCTATGCTGGTGACCTCAGACCCCTTTGTTGTCATGAGAGTGCTTTGCTCTACTCATATAATCCATATACTGTATGGAAGTTGTTCCCACTAATAGGTCAAATCAGTTTCGAAGGGGTGGCGATTAAAATTTTCTCGCAACAGCCTGATTAATGCCAGGAGACCCATGCAGTTGCTAAAATATTAGCCTGTACTTGATTTGACATATGAGAGTGATTAATCCAGGGATGTTTGGTATGCAAAGGCCCAACCCCTCTTCTAACAAAACCTGTTTGTACAAAGGTTTATCACTGGACATTTGCCCTAGggtttgaaagagagaaaccTGTATTTTCATACATCTCCTCCACACGCCGTCCTCATTTGacctcattttttaaaatcacatggCTATTTAAAAGACTGCATGGGAATGCTTGAGGCCTTAAACGTTAGGGGTTGTCAAATTGCTCACAGACACCTAACATGTAAATTGGGATTTTTACTTAAAGTATCTTTTTTGCCTGTTATaaaaaactgatgtttattCTTCAAGAGTTAAATTAGGAAGTAATCTAGCTTCTCTTTCACTTTACTACCTTACAATTTGACTGTCATTTTCTATCTTGATGTCAGACGAAGGCCTCAGTCAGATCAAATGTTTGTGCTCCAGGTGTGCTTGTTGCTTGGCTGAGCTGGTATTTCTTGTTTGTCTGGTGCGTGCTTACCatttttgtgggtgtgttacaACCAGCTGGTATCTTTGTAGCTACATTTCTTCCTCACCCTGACTTGTTCTGGGTTTCCCAGCATAAAGGAAAGTGTTGATAACTAAATAGACAGAATTGTGGTGAAGACTTTGTTGACCAAATTACAAAATGGCTATCTATACTGAATTTGCCCTCTTTGTATTGCAAATATAGGCTGATAATTTTAAAGGATTTTCAGATTTCTACATAGGacaaattaataaatgtttaCAGTAGTCATGACAAACGTATGACTCCTTTAAACTTGTCCATGTTATAAATCCCATCAATCTGGCAATTAAGGCAGTAATAATCAAATTGTAGGATTTTTTAAGGACACTTTTTTTGACCCAGACATGTTGAACAAATGTAGCTCAGTACAGGGTGTCCTAATTTGAACTGTCAGTAGCATCTACTGCCTCTGAATGCCCTCTGCTGTTCAATGAGTGAAAATACAGTGAAGTTAAGTGTGACAGGCAACAGGGCAGCACTGAATTATATGGGCAAGTTTTGATTATCCTGAGCTACATTGTATCATATCAAACATACTTgaaataaaactacaaaaacaatcCATTTCCTTAATGTGGTTTCCCCATTTCCAAATGATTCTGAGGAAGAACAAATCTTCCCAAAGCATTTATTGTGATGTAGCTCTAACATTTAATcagtaaatgcatttttaaaacacagtcTCAGCCTACATGTCTCTACATGAGTCTAGTGAAAGTTATTGCTAAAACCTCAAATGTTTCTGCATCAACATCAGCACTTTTCTTCCCTCTTGGATAGTCCCTTGTCAGCCATtttcatgctaacatgctagctgTGGCTACCCACTTGTAGCAACCACATCTTCTTCCAGTGATAATAAAAGTATACATCTCTGTTTTTTGCCAATGCAAACATCTGTTTCATATGTTCCAGATGGTGTGGTGTGTCTGCAGTATATTATTAGGGAGTAGAGTGCATAACCTACCCAGCCTGGGAGGCAACAGGCAGCTTGTAGAAACTCCCAACGTTAGCTTATTAGCTTGTTGCTGGAGGACTAATGTATAAATTGAAAGCAGAATTTATTTACTCTACTACTCTCAAGTAGTTGCAAATATATTGCTGATAATTGTCACGCTGTCCATTATTACAGTTTCTGACTATTATATGAAATAGAGTGAATAATAAATGACAATTTTCTTTAGGCTAACACGGAAGTTAGTGCCACCATGTTTCCCTTGTTAAAAAGCCAATTGGATtttcccattggattttggagTATCGCGGAAAATGAGTTCTGTGgcaaacacaagtttatgatacttagaggttttgttcagcaagataatcttcacaaataaacaccacttttacgagttttgaagcctaaatgcagtggccagaagtaaaaagctaacgtcaAGCTATACCCGAactgggaactgcccattggttcgacatcccattgttccgaccatattaaacccattgttgcgaagtccgttccgaaatcatcatgatgccctgtggttaaggtctggttaggtttaggcgcaaaaaccacttggttagggtcaggaaaagatcatggtgtgggttaaaatgaaaaagaaagtgacaaacacataagctgtgagcctgctccgcctcaagcctttcccagctgacccagagctggcggctgcgcaccatacgcccgccgcgagccgttcagctgcggacagtcggactaatgggctgtcggaccaatgacatggacccaaacGAACTACCCCACAGTAGCTTCgtcaccacaacaaggctgtaaagatGTGTTTGGCATGATGACATCTTGTAGTCTcctttagccacttgttagcaaccgccttttaaagcttgtgttaactacagaccttatttcaggaaTATAACCAAAaatcccactgactttgagacaagggaacagGTGGAGTGCTAAAACGCTAACTCATTTCTAGGTTTTAGGACTCGTTCCTGCACCACTCTCCGTGATGGAAATTGCCTGCAAACACTCAGgaataaacacacaaagcatttaatgggtttaaagaaaaatataatgtattgtaatgtaatgtcacaCTCTCTGAAGAGTTTGTAACAGAACACACAAGCGTTACAGGATTGGTTCTCCAATGCTTACATAAGGTCTGTTACCCAAAATGGCACATAAGGCAAGCCTAACACATCTTTCATGTGACATAGTTTCAACGTCATGCTTGTTTCGGTACACAGATGTCAGAGTCCAAGCTTTTATCAGTGAACTCCATACATGTGTAAATCCTCATAACAGAGTCTGACTAccaataaaagaataaatgacGTGGCAACAAATGATAAATGCAGCACACTTATTTACTGacacaatatatattatatattatgtttttgtgtcatgttATTGACACACTTGAGTGTTCAAACATTTTGCCAGAAATTATTTACTGCCTCACTGATTTACTTTGTTTTCAGCTCACAAAGAGAAATGGCGGCCCAAACTCCTATGTGGAATTTTCTGTTGATGAGGATGTGCAAAAAAGCAAGGTACGGCTCTCACTTTATTCCATTAATACGCCATTTTCTCTTTACGTTAATACAGtatctgtaaatgtgtgtttatacttgttttgatgtattttagCACTGTACAAGAAGGCAGACTTGCAATTGTCAGTACACATCTGCTGTGTAAAATTGATAATGTCGCAATAGTCTAGCTTTTTGCAATGAAATCTTCAACTGTAGTTATTCCTATCTTTCTCTTTCCACAGGTTGTGTTTGCATCTAAAGACCCAAAGTGGGAGGAGGGCTTCACCTTCTTTGTGCGTAATGTCAGAACACAGCAGCTCGTGGTTCAGGTTCGTCATTTAATGTTGCATACACAGTACAGGAAGTTTCTcccacattttttgttttgattgcaTTGGCTAATTCAACATTCAGTAAGTGGAATCTGAGGCAGTCTACTTTTGTATTTATCCCTATGaacctgtgtgtgtcagtatatACTGCACTGACAACCTTAACTTAACTAAAAAGGAGGTAACACCAGTGTTGGAAATCTTGTAAAACTAGACCTCTTTCAGTcagtcagatatcctcaggggTTTAAAACCTATTTCATTCACTGCTTAAATAGTTTTATTTGTGTTCTCGTGGTCCAGGTCAAAGAGCACGAGAAGAAGGCTCAGCTCGGTATTTTGAACTTGCCGCTGAGTCGCCTCCTCAGGTGCTCCGATATGATGCTAGACCAGCGCGTGCCACTGGAGCACTCCGGAGCAAACAGCCAGATCAAGCTGAAAGCAACTCTCAGGGTGGGTACACAACGTtggcaagcacacacacacatttagtaTAGAAACTCACAGTACACATAGACAGATGACGCACAACACACATTTAGTTCAAAGATACAGTTTAAATTACCAAAACATTCAGCTGCTCCCTGTTAGGGTTCATCTAAAGTACATTTTCAATTCTATTTCCATCTGATAAAACTCAGATGCTCAACCAGCACCTAGATGGTGAGAACCTGCAAGTAAGCTCTAttacattgttgtttttacattgtgtCACTCACATTAGCCATGTCTTTAATCCCACAATAGGTTCTTGCTGTTGAAAAGCCTCAACCAAAGATTACGGTCAATCCCTCTCCACAAGACAAACAGCTGAAATCACAGACTAACCAACAAGCTAATGCAGCTGTGTCCAATCCCTACGCTGCTACATCCTCCTCTCCAGCACTTTCCCCCAACACCGTCCCCACTGTCTCTGACCCCACCGCCCAGTCCTTATCTCCAAACTGGGCTCCTGAAAACCATAACAGCCCCGATGAAACCACGTCAAACATGCGTCGGTATGACTCCCACAGCCTGCTGTCGGAAAACTCCATGGCTTCATCACGTTTTGACGTTTCAGAGGGCGCCTCGTATCCAGAGTGAGTCtgtaggttttttgtttttcagacctTTAGCCTGCTGACCTTGAACTTTCCTGCAGATGTCTTGAGCTAAACTGTATGGACTTTAACAAGAATTAAGTAATTAAAGTGAGatttatgaatgtttttttatttaattataggGCAATCAGGAAACATCAGGGTTCATTTGGGGAGATCCAGCTGACTGTACGTTATGCCACCCTGAGGAACAAACTCATTGTCCTGGTTAACTCCTGCAGGTACACAAGAAAGATCCAGCCTCACCAGAGTTTCCCAGCAGAATTTTCTTTTCATGTTCATATGGTTAGCCAGCTATAGTGACCCACTGTGTGTACCTGTTGCCTGCAGGAACTTATTTCGCTTCAGTGAGAACGGCACAGACTCTTATGTCCGCCTGTATTTTCTCCCTGACCAATCCTGGATTCACCGCAAGAGGACACATGTCAAGAAGAGGACAGTCAATCCTGTCTTCAATCACAAGTAAGCTTACTGGATGCATCCTACATGAAATatctgaaaggaaaaaaaatcaacatttctTATTACCCACATAAAGTAGTTAGGAGCTCTATGCAACATTGAGAGCATATCTATGAGTCTGGACGGGGATTGTCTCCACAGGGCTCTCAACGTAGAGGCTAACAGTACTAAcagcagtgctgacagagctaatggtgttaaccaggAGGACAGGGAGGGTGGACGTTACACTTCCATAACAATGCCGTCCTGCCAATGTGGATCTGGACGCCATTGTCAGCAGTAACCGCCGTATGCATGCAGTTCAGAGCGATGGTATTTTGCTAGCCAGAGGGATGCACAcccagggactcacatgcactagcATGCAGGTGTGGTCGGACCGTCTACCACAACAAGGAACAGAAAAGCTCGGATTACAAAACACATACAGCATGTGCGGGTAACGAGACAATGGGCCGCTGGGCGCAGATATGCAAAGGTCCCCACCACTTCTCCTACACTGGAACAAgaggtggttttgcatctcttcgtggtcattttgtgtcaacatggttgttttgtgtcgttTTGTAGGCGTTTtggtctctttgaggtaattttatgttgttgttttgtgtcgctttgtagtaattttgtctctccttatggttgttttgtgctttcttgtagttttttttgggtctttttgtggtcgttttgccGGCTTTTGTAGttcttttatgtctctttgcagttccttttcatctctttgtgatcattttgagtctcctccTGATCAGTCCTTGTTaatttgagtaacattttgcaagtgaaggccaggggactcgctgacactttgggcccctgatGTCAAAGTCATGTCACAGAAGAGATGAGGagttttgttctgaaaacattttttttaactgagcCATGTGGATACAGACCAGTTTGGGCCCCTgagcctgtgcctggtaggctcGTACAGTTATCCATCCATGAGGGAGCGTGACATCATTCTcagctcaggacgccattactccactatatctttagcAAATaattgtttgctgctatattaatgctcttaATGTCGCATACAGCTCCTCTAAGGCCCAGAAGTTGAGACAGTGTCCTGAACTTGTTTCTTTCCGCTGACTCTCTTTCATCACAGGTTTGAATTTGATGTGCCACTTGAAGAAGCAAAAACGAGGAAGCTGGATGTGTCCGTGAAAAATGGCAAAATGTTCCACACACGAGACAGAAAGGACATCGGCATGGTGGGTAACGCTACTTGGGATAGAATGTGTCTTTTCATACCTGACACAAGATCTTAAAGGCAGTTTAAATACTCTATGCTGTTAGATGGGGTCAGTGGTGTTACAAATGTACGGCTGCTAAATCTAAAGCTTTTACACAttgtttagtgttgtaaatgtttttatttcatacatACACTTTATTGCAAAACCAGTGTCTTGGCCTTTACGGTTGTTACGCTTTGCTTCCATCCACAGGTGATGATAGATCTTTCACAGCTGGATTTAGTCAAAGGCATCACAGAATGGTATGCGGCCCAGTTTCCTACTTTTCCATGATTTGAATAAAAACAGTAGCTGAAGTACACTAAATTGAAGCACTAATACTTCTTGCCATCATAAATATTCTGGTCAATTGTAATAATATATAGAAATGTGTATGTGGAAACAAAAGGCTTATTTGATTTAAGTATAATTCTCTGAGTATTTCATCTCTCTTTCCTCTTAGGTATGAGCTCACACTGCCAGGGCTGAAGAAATACAGCTAGTGGGTAAAGCTGTAAAACTTCCATTTTCCCTGCAGCTCCTCAGCTTCTGCGAGGCCAAATGCAGGCCTGATAACTGCTGAGAGAGCTGCATACTGCTTTGTCTTCCTTATCATCGCGGACCAGAGTTGGGTTTTTCCAAAAGCAGCACTAAACTCATCTTAGATAGTGGACATGTTTGGTACTGTATGTCAAAGGCTGTGCGCTCACAGGCACATACAGTAATATTCCAAACTACATTCCTACTTTGGGTCTCACTTGGAATTAAGTATTTCAGTACATCTTGTCCCACTTATAGATATCGCCTATGGTATAACAAAAATACACTGTGTTAAATTATCTTGAAGAGCAGAAATGTAGCTGCAAATAAAACTTTTAGACATGCAGATAATGATAACAAAAGCAGTGTATTATCTTATGATCCACTTTATTGTAACTTATAACCAAACAATCCTTATTTATAATGTACTGCTAAACATTTACATTCCAAATTGTAATTCATCAGAACATTTTTGTGTCAAGAAACAAGGTCACTTCTTTaatgtgtatattttttgtGAGAGGTTTGGTTTTTGAGTGGATGTGTGAGACATTTatcctttgtgtttttgtgtaaatatttgtattgatagtttttatgtaatattttacagttggggaaataaacacaaaacaagtgTGTACAATCCAGGAGAGTCATTTCATATATGCCTTAATAAACATACATATTCACAGTTGGAAGAACCCAAATACTACTAAGGGTTTAGTGTGGGCAACTGGGAAGTTCTCCTGAAGCAGTCGGTTCATTACATGGGAAATGGCGCCCAAGCAAGACACATGAGAAATATAGTTCTTTGCTCAAGGGAACCTTGACTATAGTCACTGTGGCAGTGAGTACATCTTTTAAACCTAACCCTCTTAGATTTACGTTATCTTTAATATCtttaatttcaatatttaaaatactcagaCATAGCTTTAATGAGTGGATTACAtcagtttcctgtttttttttataacacaataaacaagcttgttttttccctgttaacTCAGGAAGACATGGAAAAAATCCTCTTACATAAGGTACAGCCATAATCACTAtacattgttgtaggcctataTCTAGACTGCCATTTATGATAGCCATCGATGCCTACtgtatacattcattcattcatcttctaaccgcctcttgagggtcgcgggggggctggagcctatcccagctgacatcgggcgagaggcagggtacaccctggacaggtcgccagactatcgcagggctgacacatagagacaaacaaccattcacactcacattcacacctacggacaatttagagttaacaattaacctagtccccaatctgcatgtctttggactgtgggaggaagccggagtgcccggagagaacccacgctgacacggggagaacatgcaaactccgcacagaagggctcccacacccgggatcgaaccggcaaccctcttgctgtgaggcgacagtgctaaccaccacaccaccgtgccgccctacTGTATACATCTATGCCAAAAATTTTGTTGACTGCTTATTGTAAAAAGTTTTGCCTTGACTAAGATTAAGctgtttatctgtctgtttAAATTATTCAGTAGTCGAAGAATTTATGAAAAGCTTCcggtttttggtgtttttgaatTGTCAGGTAACATCTCcatgtcaaaaaatataaaatcttaaagaaaataaatgttgtttttttcttacttaACATTGTTTCAAAAAGTGTACATGTACTTGGACTGGTTGTCTCATTACAGTACATATAGTCTATATGAGCTAATGCATGCAGGGTCAAGGGAGGTTCTGATATTCA is from Epinephelus moara isolate mb chromosome 7, YSFRI_EMoa_1.0, whole genome shotgun sequence and encodes:
- the esyt3 gene encoding extended synaptotagmin-3 isoform X1 — its product is MASAGQMHPTGGAGLVESPSLHGSSDNLNSSAVNRMLMEFLIYFGRAILVFYPVYLTGYLGLSISWVLLCMMMATWWKKNRQWKDARIGTAIDFVDNEAVVVNKELENTLQMASWVHFPDVEKVDWLNKVLEQAWPFFGMYMEKLLKENIQQAVRLSSSALKMFTFTKIHFGHIPLRITGMKAYTHEVDHREVILDMDICYEGDVDIDAEVQPPITAGVKGLKLKGNMRVILEPLIGQAPLVGGVTFFFIRRPTLSINWTGMTNLLDSPAFSSLSEDTIMDIIASLMVLPNRMCVPLIDQVKVDQMRFPLPRGVVRVHLLEARDLLAKDTYMMGIVKGKSDPYATLRVGNRHFKSKTIKENLHPKWNEVYEFVVHEAPGQELEVELFDEDADNDDPLGTYNLDFGEVKKEVEMDQWFPLQGVQNGEVHLKLQWFSLKTDSSLLRESTDGLACAMLAVYLDNASNLPKDHKEISGHQKHGKHSKEARLTKRNGGPNSYVEFSVDEDVQKSKVVFASKDPKWEEGFTFFVRNVRTQQLVVQVKEHEKKAQLGILNLPLSRLLRCSDMMLDQRVPLEHSGANSQIKLKATLRVLAVEKPQPKITVNPSPQDKQLKSQTNQQANAAVSNPYAATSSSPALSPNTVPTVSDPTAQSLSPNWAPENHNSPDETTSNMRRYDSHSLLSENSMASSRFDVSEGASYPEAIRKHQGSFGEIQLTVRYATLRNKLIVLVNSCRNLFRFSENGTDSYVRLYFLPDQSWIHRKRTHVKKRTVNPVFNHKFEFDVPLEEAKTRKLDVSVKNGKMFHTRDRKDIGMVMIDLSQLDLVKGITEWYELTLPGLKKYS